The proteins below come from a single Spirochaetota bacterium genomic window:
- a CDS encoding DUF2779 domain-containing protein → MRAYELSKSTVVRGMQCEKSLYLYRHHYDWQDEISDGQQAIFDKGHDIGPLAQGIFPGGADMSPEHDADGRPLFGPAIQKTSDAIKNGKKIIYEAAVVANGVLAAVDILVLRNGAYHIYEVKSGGAVNDTYATDAAIQYYVLTEAGMNVKDVSIVHLNKEYVRKGDIRIKDLFTVESVLPLAKEMRNDIADTVRQLKKVLAAKKMPDVAIGQHCEAPYRCSFYGHCWKDMPEDSVFTLSRFGKKAWELFDKNIVALDDIPKDYALSGKNTIELASYRSGKPHIEKEEIREFLAKLTYPLYFLDFETMMPAVPLFDGTHPYQTIAFQYSMHRIKKPGAKPEHFVFLGDGKNDPREKLVRQLIDEAGKEGDILMYTPYERTRLNALADELPKYRAGINAIVKRLVDLSYPFSSYAYYSPAMKGKYSIKCVYPAIVKGGGYDDLDIADGSSASRAYESLHYDAPKNEVKRTRTALLKYCERDTVAMLDVLRALAKL, encoded by the coding sequence ATGAGAGCATACGAACTGAGCAAATCCACGGTAGTACGCGGCATGCAATGCGAGAAGTCGCTCTATCTCTATCGCCATCACTATGACTGGCAGGACGAGATAAGCGACGGGCAGCAGGCGATATTCGACAAAGGGCATGACATAGGCCCTCTTGCTCAGGGGATATTCCCCGGCGGAGCGGATATGAGTCCGGAACACGACGCAGACGGACGTCCGCTTTTCGGCCCGGCGATACAGAAGACATCGGATGCGATAAAGAACGGTAAAAAGATCATCTATGAAGCGGCAGTCGTAGCGAACGGCGTGCTCGCCGCGGTGGATATTCTTGTGCTCAGGAACGGCGCGTATCATATCTACGAAGTAAAGAGCGGCGGAGCCGTCAACGATACCTATGCAACTGACGCCGCCATACAGTACTATGTGCTCACGGAGGCGGGGATGAACGTGAAGGACGTATCGATAGTGCACCTGAACAAGGAGTATGTACGCAAAGGCGATATAAGGATCAAGGATCTTTTTACCGTCGAGTCCGTACTGCCGCTCGCGAAGGAAATGCGAAACGATATCGCCGATACCGTCAGGCAGCTCAAGAAAGTGCTCGCGGCAAAGAAGATGCCGGATGTGGCCATCGGCCAGCACTGTGAAGCGCCGTATCGATGTTCTTTCTACGGTCATTGCTGGAAAGATATGCCGGAAGACAGCGTGTTCACGCTCTCACGCTTCGGCAAGAAGGCATGGGAATTGTTCGATAAGAACATAGTCGCCCTTGACGATATACCGAAGGACTACGCGCTCAGCGGCAAGAACACCATCGAGCTTGCGAGCTACCGCAGCGGCAAGCCGCATATCGAAAAGGAGGAGATACGGGAATTCCTCGCGAAGCTCACCTATCCGCTCTACTTCCTCGACTTCGAGACCATGATGCCCGCGGTGCCGTTATTCGACGGTACGCATCCGTATCAGACGATAGCGTTCCAGTATTCCATGCACCGGATCAAAAAGCCGGGAGCCAAGCCCGAGCATTTCGTCTTCCTCGGTGACGGGAAGAACGACCCGCGCGAGAAGCTCGTCAGGCAGCTTATCGATGAAGCGGGCAAAGAAGGCGATATCCTCATGTATACGCCGTATGAACGGACACGGCTGAATGCGCTCGCCGATGAACTGCCGAAATACCGCGCTGGCATCAACGCCATCGTAAAGAGGCTCGTCGATCTTTCTTACCCGTTCTCATCGTATGCGTATTATTCGCCGGCGATGAAAGGCAAATACTCGATAAAGTGCGTATATCCCGCTATCGTCAAAGGCGGCGGATATGATGATCTGGATATTGCCGACGGCAGTTCGGCCAGCCGCGCGTATGAAAGCCTCCATTACG
- a CDS encoding PcfJ domain-containing protein: protein MITTEPEAAVDRIRRHFGAVREVPDIEIMLLPNGHTVLTCKAAHGIGVRVLPHSGTSFTFMMDLGSDPHILSHPRAADEPDLYWLLSAGVIPIMKQDCMTSITDYIWQHLKGGRTEDIIETAAETANDIWPMHIPAKVTDISDYPIPEAMKFIHKRLRELAMSAVEMCDPAARKTALRFLPHARFDVYRILVRHNSERLRELSETAPGVLLFIVGLTRIGAGEEAERMIHDVERGRPLKPMLDDVLPAWLSRLMTYLRSNGRDQGFFYGGVMNRLMKLSPAEEKRLLLEKRLLILRMRHRVPINAVWLPPPIAFSPEDIPVTTRDNGTWYRVMYGSRLSVCGDENAPRASSFIAFISKNAVTLGRYASRGSGKKIGEMYDYTAAHGLAPGRKTSLMRLIRESNQWHRTALEVDRLRAELRSGNADDVAPDTVLMNPFSAWEHAGSTITPITTAQRLFDETAAMKHCVARFVRDAVAGTRFFFSAVHGKSRLTIEVVNDNGRYTLGQVKGVRNREPKEKEEKMVRQWAAEQMKISA from the coding sequence ATGATAACAACCGAGCCGGAAGCGGCCGTCGATCGTATACGGCGGCATTTCGGGGCCGTACGCGAAGTCCCGGATATTGAGATAATGCTCCTGCCCAACGGCCACACGGTGCTCACCTGCAAGGCCGCACACGGCATCGGTGTAAGGGTGCTTCCGCACAGCGGCACTTCGTTCACGTTCATGATGGACCTGGGATCCGACCCGCACATACTTTCGCACCCGCGGGCAGCGGATGAGCCCGATCTCTACTGGCTGCTTTCTGCGGGTGTGATCCCGATTATGAAACAAGACTGCATGACCTCCATTACCGACTACATATGGCAGCACCTGAAAGGCGGCCGCACCGAGGACATCATTGAAACCGCAGCAGAGACGGCGAACGACATCTGGCCCATGCATATCCCGGCCAAAGTAACGGACATCTCGGACTACCCTATCCCGGAGGCGATGAAGTTCATTCACAAAAGGCTCAGGGAATTGGCAATGTCCGCGGTTGAAATGTGCGATCCTGCCGCGCGAAAGACCGCTCTTCGCTTTCTCCCCCATGCCCGTTTCGATGTATACCGTATTCTCGTACGTCATAATTCCGAGCGCCTGCGCGAGCTCAGCGAAACGGCCCCGGGCGTGCTGCTCTTCATAGTCGGCCTTACCCGCATAGGAGCAGGTGAAGAAGCGGAGAGAATGATACATGACGTTGAACGCGGGCGTCCGCTGAAACCCATGCTCGATGATGTTCTCCCCGCATGGCTGAGCAGGCTTATGACCTATCTCAGAAGCAATGGCAGGGACCAGGGTTTTTTCTACGGCGGCGTTATGAACAGACTTATGAAGCTCTCGCCGGCAGAGGAAAAGCGCCTGCTGCTCGAAAAGCGGCTCCTCATACTGCGCATGCGCCATCGTGTTCCCATCAATGCCGTCTGGCTCCCGCCGCCCATCGCCTTTTCGCCCGAGGATATACCTGTCACTACACGGGATAATGGCACATGGTACCGCGTCATGTACGGTTCACGTCTTTCCGTATGCGGCGACGAGAACGCTCCGCGCGCATCTTCGTTCATCGCCTTCATATCAAAAAATGCCGTAACGCTCGGAAGATACGCATCGAGGGGCAGCGGGAAAAAGATCGGGGAAATGTACGACTACACGGCCGCGCACGGCCTCGCGCCGGGCAGAAAGACATCGCTCATGCGCCTTATCCGCGAGAGCAATCAATGGCACCGGACAGCGCTCGAGGTGGACAGGCTTCGCGCCGAGCTCAGAAGCGGCAATGCCGATGATGTAGCGCCGGATACGGTGCTCATGAACCCGTTCAGCGCGTGGGAACATGCGGGCTCGACCATTACGCCGATAACGACGGCGCAGCGGCTGTTCGATGAGACCGCTGCTATGAAGCACTGCGTTGCACGGTTTGTTCGGGACGCCGTTGCCGGGACGCGGTTCTTTTTCTCAGCCGTGCACGGCAAAAGCCGTCTTACCATCGAGGTCGTGAACGATAACGGCCGATACACGCTGGGCCAGGTGAAGGGTGTGAGGAATCGTGAGCCGAAGGAGAAAGAGGAAAAAATGGTGCGGCAATGGGCAGCGGAGCAAATGAAAATATCCGCATGA
- a CDS encoding FHIPEP family type III secretion protein: MRKNTCDTAMSAVFACACIALIIIPIPAMINDILLAANIFLGISILAAAHYAVKRNTADGFPAVVFAMTVFRFTLAVTIMRHILAEGTAFDIRIIQIPGVLASSHIFAAGMLIYLVLTGVNYFLITHGTARISEVAAQFALDSMPPKMLAVDAALNAKTISWDEATAQRKEIRRIVDMHGTADGAATLLRYEIMTVTGLIMLTCVSAFLLDVSLRGASPIASANIYSGLAAGSAAYMLVSSMLSQIALYTISTGGEWTNRSRSDIS; the protein is encoded by the coding sequence ATGAGAAAAAACACATGTGACACGGCAATGTCCGCAGTATTTGCATGCGCCTGCATTGCGCTCATCATCATCCCCATACCGGCGATGATCAACGATATACTTCTCGCAGCGAATATATTCCTCGGCATATCCATACTTGCTGCGGCGCATTATGCTGTAAAAAGGAACACCGCCGATGGATTCCCGGCTGTTGTGTTCGCGATGACCGTATTTCGTTTTACGCTTGCAGTTACCATCATGCGTCATATTCTTGCAGAAGGAACAGCATTCGATATACGTATCATCCAAATACCAGGTGTGTTGGCATCTTCTCATATTTTCGCGGCCGGCATGCTCATATACCTCGTGCTCACCGGTGTGAATTACTTTCTCATCACGCACGGCACGGCCAGGATATCGGAGGTTGCCGCACAGTTCGCATTGGATTCAATGCCGCCGAAAATGCTTGCGGTCGATGCTGCACTCAATGCCAAGACGATATCATGGGACGAAGCAACTGCCCAGCGTAAGGAAATTCGCCGTATCGTAGACATGCACGGGACAGCTGACGGTGCGGCTACGTTACTGAGATACGAGATAATGACGGTCACCGGGCTCATCATGCTCACGTGTGTGTCCGCATTCCTGCTCGATGTATCCCTCCGCGGTGCATCACCCATCGCATCTGCAAATATATACAGCGGGCTTGCTGCAGGATCTGCCGCTTATATGTTGGTCTCCTCGATGCTGTCGCAGATTGCGCTCTATACTATCAGCACAGGCGGAGAATGGACGAACCGATCAAGAAGCGACATAAGCTGA
- a CDS encoding 3'-5' exonuclease produces MKNTFTAIDFETASTGRTSICQVGLVRVVRGRIQRTYSSLVQPPGNSYRSDFIEIHGIDAAMTADARTFDRVWPEIQKYIEGELVVAHNISFDDGCLRHTLAHFGIAVPEYETACTYKIYDKGLADCCREYGIKLNHHEALSDATACAKLYLKYTRRNRSGR; encoded by the coding sequence ATGAAAAACACATTCACCGCCATTGATTTTGAGACTGCCAGCACCGGGAGAACAAGTATATGCCAGGTCGGCCTTGTGCGCGTTGTACGCGGCAGGATACAGCGCACGTATTCATCGCTCGTACAGCCGCCGGGGAACAGTTACCGATCGGATTTCATCGAGATACACGGCATCGATGCGGCAATGACCGCCGATGCAAGGACGTTCGATCGAGTTTGGCCGGAGATACAAAAGTACATCGAGGGCGAACTTGTTGTCGCTCATAATATATCGTTCGATGACGGCTGTCTCAGGCATACCTTGGCGCATTTCGGCATCGCTGTCCCGGAGTACGAGACGGCGTGCACGTACAAGATCTATGATAAAGGGCTCGCGGACTGCTGCAGGGAATACGGGATAAAGCTCAACCATCACGAGGCGCTATCGGATGCGACGGCATGTGCAAAGCTGTACCTGAAATATACGCGGCGAAACCGCAGCGGCAGATAA
- a CDS encoding DnaB-like helicase N-terminal domain-containing protein: MKYDDIPVEEERLVLGSMLQSPGAAAVAIDLLEPDDFADDLHRELYRDLRHAFKEKKKFSAEKLFERYLNEKTPDERQARIRELIDVIPDVTRTYYYAIKLLEVSLLRKIWKRLISIMLSMRAPGDEHAVASVAARISELHEFIQTRYPFPPMKDEK, translated from the coding sequence ATGAAGTATGACGATATTCCCGTAGAGGAGGAGCGGCTTGTGCTCGGCTCCATGCTCCAGTCGCCGGGTGCGGCGGCGGTCGCCATCGACCTTCTGGAACCGGACGACTTCGCCGACGATCTCCACCGCGAGCTTTACCGCGATCTTCGGCATGCGTTCAAAGAAAAGAAAAAATTCTCGGCTGAGAAATTATTTGAGCGCTACCTTAACGAGAAAACCCCGGATGAACGCCAGGCCCGTATCCGCGAACTTATCGACGTCATACCGGATGTTACGCGTACATACTACTACGCGATTAAGCTTCTTGAGGTCTCGCTCCTCAGAAAGATATGGAAGCGGCTTATAAGTATAATGCTCAGCATGAGGGCGCCCGGCGACGAACACGCCGTTGCATCCGTTGCCGCGCGCATATCCGAGCTTCATGAATTCATACAGACACGGTATCCGTTCCCGCCGATGAAGGATGAGAAATGA
- a CDS encoding HEPN domain-containing protein translates to MTPDDAVTHWIEIAARDHDTAKLLHEHGKYPESVFFCHQTLEKIIKGYYYSVKRSAPPYIHNLTRLIKEAGIYELLSEEQKDFIDFLSPLNVRSRYLDEEERLLAAMTPERCGEIVKRTEGLYQWILTLLKK, encoded by the coding sequence ATGACACCCGATGATGCTGTTACACATTGGATAGAGATCGCTGCGCGCGATCATGACACGGCAAAGCTGCTTCACGAACACGGGAAATATCCCGAATCGGTGTTTTTCTGCCATCAAACCCTTGAGAAGATCATCAAAGGCTATTACTATTCTGTAAAACGATCCGCTCCGCCATATATACATAATCTGACCAGACTTATCAAGGAAGCGGGCATTTATGAACTGCTTTCAGAAGAGCAGAAGGATTTCATTGATTTCCTGAGTCCGCTCAATGTGCGTTCACGTTATCTTGATGAGGAAGAACGGCTGCTTGCTGCAATGACCCCGGAACGCTGCGGGGAGATAGTGAAAAGAACGGAGGGACTGTATCAATGGATACTGACGTTATTGAAAAAGTAA
- a CDS encoding nucleotidyltransferase domain-containing protein codes for MDTDVIEKVKQYAEAVRAVMPVKMIILYGSYARGTQNRYSDIDVAVVCDKLNGDILDISFQLYKLRRPIDTDIEPILLESGDDFLRSILEYGTVVYPSAA; via the coding sequence ATGGATACTGACGTTATTGAAAAAGTAAAGCAGTATGCAGAAGCTGTTCGTGCGGTAATGCCGGTAAAAATGATCATACTGTACGGATCATACGCACGCGGCACACAGAACAGGTACAGCGATATCGATGTCGCTGTCGTTTGCGATAAGTTGAACGGGGATATCCTTGACATCAGCTTTCAGCTGTATAAGCTCCGCCGTCCGATCGATACCGATATAGAGCCGATACTGCTCGAGTCCGGTGATGATTTCTTACGCTCTATCCTTGAATATGGGACCGTGGTGTATCCATCCGCTGCATAG
- a CDS encoding MBL fold metallo-hydrolase translates to MNACIHRGSKEIGGSCVEVVSNGKRIIIDLGLLLDAKENNSSLLPNVKGLDGNDDLLLAIIISHIHLDHFGLLAYVDKKIPVIMGKAARNIATAAAPFMPGAWTVPNAGLDMVSEKSFVLGPFTITPFLTDHSGYDAYSLLIEADGKRLFYSGDLRMHGAKAKLTERMIEHAPENINVLLLEGSSLGRIDSATSFPSEEDIEEQFVKEYERTAGMVLVQVSSQNIDRIVKIFRACKRTGRRLVIDLYSAVILEATGNENIPQSDWPEVAVYIPQRQRVQIKNEKWFELLQHHSTNRIYLKDLKEISERSVLLFRSLHMSDLEQAGCLRGASYIYSLREGYWEQGSYDHIRNWLEKHSIPKVSIHTSGHASPADLKRFADGLKPRRIVPIHTFAPEKYSELFDNVEFHNDGKYWEV, encoded by the coding sequence ATGAATGCATGCATCCATCGCGGCAGTAAAGAGATCGGCGGCAGCTGCGTCGAAGTTGTCTCGAACGGCAAAAGAATTATCATCGATCTCGGCCTGCTCCTTGACGCAAAAGAAAATAACAGCAGCCTTCTGCCAAACGTAAAAGGATTGGACGGCAACGACGATTTGCTGCTTGCAATAATCATCTCGCACATACATCTGGATCATTTTGGATTGCTTGCGTATGTTGATAAGAAGATCCCGGTCATCATGGGGAAAGCGGCGCGCAATATCGCGACAGCGGCCGCGCCGTTCATGCCGGGGGCATGGACTGTACCGAATGCAGGGTTGGATATGGTGTCGGAAAAGTCATTCGTACTCGGGCCGTTCACCATAACGCCGTTCCTGACGGACCATTCCGGATACGACGCATACTCTCTGCTCATTGAAGCGGACGGGAAACGCCTTTTTTACAGCGGTGATCTCCGTATGCACGGAGCCAAGGCGAAATTGACGGAACGGATGATAGAGCATGCTCCGGAGAACATCAATGTGCTTTTATTGGAAGGTTCATCGCTCGGGCGCATTGACAGTGCGACATCATTCCCGAGCGAAGAGGATATCGAAGAACAGTTCGTCAAAGAATATGAAAGAACGGCCGGAATGGTGCTGGTGCAGGTGTCTTCGCAGAATATAGACCGTATCGTAAAGATATTCAGGGCGTGCAAGAGGACCGGCAGAAGGCTTGTCATCGATCTCTATTCAGCCGTTATCCTTGAAGCAACGGGGAACGAAAATATACCGCAGTCGGACTGGCCGGAGGTGGCGGTGTATATTCCTCAGCGGCAGCGGGTGCAGATAAAGAATGAAAAATGGTTCGAGCTTTTACAGCATCATTCCACGAACAGGATCTATCTCAAGGATTTGAAAGAAATATCGGAAAGATCTGTCCTGCTTTTCCGCTCGCTGCACATGAGTGATCTTGAGCAGGCTGGATGTCTTCGCGGAGCATCATATATCTACTCGCTGCGGGAAGGGTATTGGGAACAGGGATCGTATGATCATATACGGAACTGGCTGGAGAAACATTCCATTCCGAAGGTGAGCATTCATACGTCCGGGCATGCGAGCCCGGCAGATCTGAAACGGTTTGCGGACGGATTAAAGCCGCGGAGGATAGTTCCGATACATACATTCGCGCCGGAGAAATATTCAGAACTGTTCGATAATGTGGAGTTCCATAATGACGGTAAATATTGGGAAGTGTGA
- a CDS encoding M48 family metalloprotease — MGAKISQAALGAIRSPAGTYIRALSALPGYTRFISMTDVERSSISTREILKGRLLDAKPVNEKRYGHIYTMVRTIADMFGIAMPELWVSRRAYEDAPGMRNCFAFIHKKITAVQFTKELLADDVSIDEMRAAVGHEIGHIVYHAAELDTWIKAFVQKLFNEDEQYLTEEERRLIKNADDPVWHCIFLANIISQMDEMNADRIAVLASQDPAIPADWVIANDPHSSVKRRDGLTPEMDDLDMSHPHPLIRKKCMELFFDSDVCRSAGLGVGRYTIDEVNAAVLEMLPIRLFRDSFEVTGLMGG, encoded by the coding sequence ATGGGCGCGAAGATATCACAGGCGGCTTTGGGCGCTATACGATCACCTGCCGGCACCTATATCCGCGCATTGAGCGCGCTGCCGGGGTATACGAGATTCATTTCCATGACCGATGTCGAGCGCAGCAGCATAAGCACCAGGGAAATACTCAAGGGCCGGCTTCTGGATGCAAAACCGGTGAATGAAAAACGATACGGTCATATCTATACGATGGTACGAACCATTGCGGACATGTTCGGTATCGCAATGCCCGAGCTCTGGGTATCCCGACGGGCGTATGAGGATGCTCCCGGCATGCGTAACTGCTTCGCCTTTATCCATAAGAAGATAACGGCCGTTCAATTCACCAAAGAGCTCCTCGCGGACGATGTCTCCATCGATGAGATGCGCGCTGCCGTTGGTCATGAGATCGGTCATATCGTGTACCATGCTGCCGAGCTCGATACGTGGATAAAAGCGTTTGTGCAGAAGCTATTCAATGAAGACGAGCAGTATCTCACAGAAGAGGAACGGCGTCTTATAAAGAACGCCGATGACCCGGTATGGCACTGCATCTTTCTTGCGAACATCATTTCCCAGATGGACGAGATGAATGCCGACAGGATAGCGGTGCTGGCATCGCAAGACCCGGCAATACCGGCGGATTGGGTCATCGCCAATGACCCTCACAGCAGCGTAAAGCGCAGGGATGGACTGACGCCGGAAATGGATGATCTCGACATGTCGCATCCGCATCCGCTTATCCGGAAAAAATGCATGGAGCTGTTCTTTGATTCCGATGTATGCAGATCGGCCGGGCTCGGTGTGGGTCGGTACACTATCGATGAGGTCAACGCCGCTGTGCTGGAAATGCTGCCGATACGGTTGTTCAGGGATTCATTTGAGGTTACAGGGCTGATGGGAGGATGA